The following coding sequences lie in one Miscanthus floridulus cultivar M001 chromosome 9, ASM1932011v1, whole genome shotgun sequence genomic window:
- the LOC136479826 gene encoding uncharacterized protein, which translates to MGYDIRYIPRTTIKSQALANFIAKWMEVQLLTPDVTHEYWMMYFDGSVMAPGSGAGVVLISLGESTLCYVIRLHFLALNNATEYKALINGLRIIIELGAMWLYVYGNSELVVYQVMKESSCKSPLMAAYCQEVRKLKDKF; encoded by the coding sequence ATGGGCTATGACATCAGGTACATCCCCCGcaccactattaagtctcaggctcttgccAACTTCATCGCTAAATGGATGGAAGTCCAGCTCCTGACCccggatgtcacccacgagtactggatgatgtacttcgacgggtcggtCATGGCAcccggctcaggggctggagtggttctgatctccttagGTGAGAGCACGCTCTGCTACGTGATCCGTCTCCATTTTTTAGCCTTGAACAATGCCACAGAGTACaaagccctcatcaatggactgcgcatcatcatcgagctcggcgccatgtggTTGTATGTCTATGGCAATTCAGAGTTGGTTGTctaccaagtcatgaaggagtcttcctgcaagagccctctcatggcagcatactgccaggaggtgcgcaagctcaaggacaagttCTGA